In Streptococcus mitis, the DNA window GTAATCTATTTTTATAAATCAAATTATGATTGGTCAAATCATAATTCAAACTTGCTAAAATAGCTAGTTTTTCTTCCCTAGCCTCGATTTCATCATACATACGCTTTTCACTCCATATATTCGATAAAGTACCATTCAAACCAACACGGTACCAATAAATATAACTATTTAAATAGACAACCCGTGAAGCCTTTAGGAGTACTTTCCACGTCCAGTAAGTATCTTCCGCAATTTTTCCTAAAGGAAATGGCAAATTTTCTAATAGCTCTCTCTTGAATAATTTCAAATAAGCTACAGTCCAATTCCCATTTCTCATTTCTTCGACACCTTCTCTATCTATGATTTCTTTTCCTTCTATCATTCCAAGAGAATCATCTGGATTAGAATTATAAAACAAATATTGGCAACGTGATTCATCGTAACAATTATAACGTCCGATACTAATATCCGCATTTTCTTTTTTCAATGCATCATATAACTGTTGTAAAGCATCATTTTCCAACCAATCATCAGAATCTACAAAAGTAAGATAGGAACCTTTTGATTGTCTTATTCCATAATTGCGTGCATCTGATAGGCCTCCATTTTCTTTTTCAAAATAACGGAAACGAGCATCCTTAGCAACATATTCTCTACAAATATCTGCTGAATTATCTGGAGAACCATCATTGATTAATAAGCATTCAAAATTTGTATACGTTTGTTTTTGAATACTATCTAAACACATTCTCAGATAATTTTCCACATTATATATTGGAACAACAATACTGATTAACTCATTTTCCATTGACTTCTTCTCCTAAAAATCTGCGAATAGCATCTACCATCTTATCTGGCTCACTTGCTGAAAAAATCTGACTTCTTCCTGTGCTATCATGACTAGTATTATCAAAACCAAAGATTGGTTTATTGCGTTTATGAACTTCTTCGATAATGTTGACAATTTCTCCTTCATGGTTAATATCAAGATAGAAATCCATTTTATCCAAGGTTTCTTTCATATTAAACTGATTAAAATTCGGCATAAGTGAAAGATTCAGATGTATCTGTAAATCAATAACAGAGGGAGCAAAATTTGTATGCGCCAAGATCGTAAAGTGCACTTCTGGCAATTCCGATAGGAGATA includes these proteins:
- a CDS encoding glycosyltransferase family 2 protein, with the translated sequence MENELISIVVPIYNVENYLRMCLDSIQKQTYTNFECLLINDGSPDNSADICREYVAKDARFRYFEKENGGLSDARNYGIRQSKGSYLTFVDSDDWLENDALQQLYDALKKENADISIGRYNCYDESRCQYLFYNSNPDDSLGMIEGKEIIDREGVEEMRNGNWTVAYLKLFKRELLENLPFPLGKIAEDTYWTWKVLLKASRVVYLNSYIYWYRVGLNGTLSNIWSEKRMYDEIEAREEKLAILASLNYDLTNHNLIYKNRLQRVVARLEEQNMQFTEIYRRMMEKLSLLP